One Azospirillum sp. B510 genomic window carries:
- a CDS encoding helix-turn-helix domain-containing protein has translation MFALRGEQIRAGRALKRWSRKQLAQEASRFHPVSEETIRDWEGIDGVINATTARANAVVRAFDEAGVELLNHGAPGARLRAVEQS, from the coding sequence ATGTTTGCGTTGCGAGGTGAGCAGATCCGGGCCGGACGGGCGCTGAAGCGGTGGAGCCGCAAACAGCTGGCGCAGGAGGCCAGCCGCTTCCACCCGGTTTCTGAGGAGACCATCCGAGATTGGGAGGGGATCGACGGCGTGATCAACGCCACGACCGCTCGGGCCAACGCCGTGGTGCGCGCCTTCGATGAAGCCGGAGTCGAGTTGCTCAATCACGGTGCCCCTGGTGCCCGGTTGCGAGCGGTTGAGCAATCGTGA
- a CDS encoding DUF2948 family protein, whose protein sequence is MTVLSPIRLRAEDAEDLKVVSACLQDAILPVGDMCFQPDDKRFVMVVSRFRWEAADGRRPGPSADDDDLAPYERVHCGLRVDGVTGAKLRGFDLKDRGLILELLSMETVEGGIALHFAGGGCVRLDAAAWRMVVEDLGEPWPTGCKPCHPDEAV, encoded by the coding sequence ATGACGGTCCTGAGCCCGATCCGCCTGCGCGCCGAAGACGCGGAGGACCTGAAGGTCGTCTCCGCCTGCCTGCAGGACGCCATCCTGCCGGTCGGCGACATGTGCTTCCAGCCCGACGACAAGCGCTTCGTCATGGTCGTCAGCCGCTTCCGCTGGGAGGCCGCCGACGGTCGGCGTCCCGGTCCCAGCGCCGACGACGACGATCTCGCCCCCTATGAGCGGGTCCATTGCGGCCTGCGGGTGGACGGGGTGACCGGCGCCAAGCTGCGCGGTTTCGATCTCAAGGACCGGGGCCTGATCCTCGAACTGCTGTCGATGGAGACGGTGGAGGGCGGCATCGCCCTGCATTTCGCCGGCGGCGGCTGCGTCCGGCTGGACGCAGCCGCCTGGCGCATGGTGGTCGAGGATCTGGGCGAGCCCTGGCCGACCGGCTGCAAGCCCTGCCATCCCGACGAGGCGGTCTGA
- the murA gene encoding UDP-N-acetylglucosamine 1-carboxyvinyltransferase has translation MDKIRIRGGRPLNGTITVGGAKNAALPLMTASLLTDETLTLTNLPILADINTLCNLLLQHGVAIHMAGAGGDCAGRAVEFTARDITNTTAPYDLVRKMRASVLVLGPLVARCGEAKVSLPGGCAIGARPVDLHIKGLEAMGADIRIDAGYIVAKAPAGGLRGAEYVFPKVSVGATENLLMAATLAKGTTILVNAAREPEVTDLAECLVKMGARITGIGSDRLVIEGVDRLHAARHMVVADRIETGTYAMAAAITGGRLDILNTRLDLIKAAVKALAPAGVAFEEIENGIRVSRANGELHGVDVMTEPFPGFPTDLQAQMMALMCTAKGAAMITETIFENRFMHAPELTRMGARITVHGSSALVRGVERLTGAPVMATDLRASVSLVLAGLAAEGETTVNRVYHLDRGYERVEEKLAACGAEIERIHGGEE, from the coding sequence ATGGACAAGATCCGCATCCGCGGCGGCCGACCGCTGAACGGCACCATCACCGTTGGTGGCGCCAAGAACGCCGCCCTGCCGCTGATGACGGCGTCGCTGCTCACCGACGAGACGCTGACGCTGACCAACCTGCCGATCCTGGCCGACATCAACACGCTGTGCAATCTGTTGTTGCAGCATGGCGTCGCGATCCATATGGCCGGGGCCGGCGGCGATTGCGCCGGCCGCGCCGTGGAATTCACCGCGCGCGACATCACCAACACCACCGCCCCCTATGATCTGGTCCGCAAGATGCGGGCCAGCGTGCTGGTGCTGGGTCCGCTGGTGGCCCGCTGCGGCGAGGCCAAGGTGTCGCTGCCCGGCGGCTGCGCCATCGGCGCCCGTCCGGTGGATCTGCACATCAAGGGCCTGGAGGCGATGGGCGCCGACATCCGTATCGATGCCGGCTATATCGTCGCCAAGGCGCCGGCCGGCGGCCTGCGCGGCGCCGAGTATGTCTTCCCCAAGGTGTCAGTCGGTGCGACCGAGAATCTGCTGATGGCCGCCACGCTGGCCAAGGGCACCACCATCCTGGTCAACGCCGCGCGCGAGCCGGAGGTGACCGACCTCGCCGAATGCCTGGTCAAGATGGGGGCGAGGATCACCGGCATCGGCAGCGACCGGCTGGTGATCGAGGGGGTCGACCGGCTGCATGCCGCCCGCCACATGGTGGTGGCCGACCGCATCGAGACCGGCACCTACGCCATGGCCGCGGCGATCACCGGTGGCCGTCTTGACATCCTCAACACGCGGCTCGATCTGATCAAGGCGGCGGTCAAGGCGCTGGCCCCGGCCGGCGTCGCCTTCGAGGAGATCGAGAACGGGATCCGCGTGTCGCGGGCCAATGGTGAACTGCACGGCGTCGACGTGATGACCGAGCCGTTCCCCGGCTTCCCCACCGACCTTCAGGCCCAGATGATGGCCCTGATGTGCACGGCCAAGGGGGCGGCGATGATCACGGAGACGATCTTCGAGAACCGCTTCATGCACGCGCCGGAGCTGACCCGGATGGGCGCGCGGATCACGGTCCACGGCTCGTCGGCCCTGGTGCGCGGCGTGGAGCGGCTGACCGGCGCGCCCGTGATGGCGACGGACCTGCGCGCCTCGGTGTCGCTGGTGCTCGCCGGACTGGCGGCGGAGGGGGAGACGACGGTCAACCGCGTCTATCACCTCGACCGCGGCTATGAGCGGGTGGAGGAGAAGCTGGCCGCCTGCGGTGCGGAGATCGAACGCATCCACGGCGGCGAGGAGTAA
- a CDS encoding type 1 glutamine amidotransferase domain-containing protein encodes MAQTLDGRTLNGQTLNGKTVAVLATDGFEQVELTEPVKALREAGATVHVVAPKGGRIQGWNHHDRGDMVDVDVTLDQTDADRYDALLLPGGVMNPDSLRLEPAAIAFVKSFVASDRPIAAICHGPWTLIDAGGVRGKRMTSWPSLRTDLGNAGAAWVDEEVVTDHGLVTSRKPDDIPAFCRKMIEEFAEGRHAGHRHAAA; translated from the coding sequence ATGGCCCAGACACTCGACGGCCGGACACTCAATGGCCAGACACTCAATGGCAAGACCGTGGCCGTGCTCGCCACCGACGGCTTCGAACAGGTGGAACTGACGGAACCGGTGAAGGCCCTGCGCGAGGCCGGCGCCACCGTCCATGTGGTCGCCCCCAAGGGCGGGCGGATCCAGGGCTGGAACCACCATGACCGCGGCGACATGGTCGATGTCGATGTGACGCTCGACCAGACGGATGCCGACCGTTATGACGCGCTGCTGCTGCCGGGCGGTGTGATGAACCCGGATTCACTGCGGCTGGAGCCGGCGGCGATCGCCTTCGTGAAGAGTTTCGTCGCGTCGGACCGTCCCATCGCCGCCATCTGCCACGGTCCCTGGACCTTGATCGACGCCGGCGGCGTGCGCGGCAAGCGCATGACCTCCTGGCCGTCGCTGCGGACCGATCTCGGCAACGCGGGGGCGGCCTGGGTCGATGAGGAGGTGGTGACCGACCATGGTCTGGTCACCTCGCGCAAGCCCGACGACATCCCGGCCTTCTGCCGCAAGATGATCGAGGAGTTCGCTGAAGGCCGGCACGCCGGCCATCGCCACGCCGCGGCGTAG
- the dcd gene encoding dCTP deaminase gives MGIMPDSWIREMAETKGMIEPFVETQKREGVISYGVSSYGYDARVADEFKIFTNVDNAIVDPKRFDDSSFVDRKTDVCIIPPNSFALARTVEYFRIPRDVLVICLGKSTYARCGLIVNVTPLEPEWEGHVTLEISNTTPLPAKVYANEGLCQFLFLKGDSVCDVSYADKAGKYMGQKGVTLPRL, from the coding sequence ATGGGCATCATGCCGGACAGCTGGATCCGCGAGATGGCCGAGACCAAGGGCATGATCGAACCCTTCGTCGAGACCCAGAAGCGCGAAGGCGTGATTTCCTACGGCGTGTCGTCCTACGGCTACGACGCCCGGGTCGCCGACGAGTTCAAGATCTTCACCAACGTCGACAACGCCATCGTCGATCCCAAGCGCTTCGACGATTCGAGCTTCGTCGACCGCAAGACAGACGTCTGCATCATCCCGCCCAATAGCTTCGCGCTGGCCCGCACGGTGGAGTATTTCCGCATCCCGCGCGACGTCCTGGTCATCTGCCTTGGCAAGAGCACCTATGCCCGCTGCGGCCTGATCGTGAACGTGACGCCGCTGGAGCCGGAATGGGAGGGCCATGTCACGCTGGAGATCTCCAACACCACCCCGCTGCCCGCCAAGGTCTATGCGAACGAGGGGCTGTGCCAGTTCCTGTTCCTGAAGGGCGACAGCGTGTGCGACGTGTCCTACGCCGACAAGGCGGGCAAATACATGGGGCAGAAGGGCGTCACGCTGCCCCGGCTGTGA
- a CDS encoding NAD-dependent epimerase/dehydratase family protein has translation MTILVTGAAGFIGSHVAAALLDRGEQVLGIDNLNDYYAVPLKEARLARLTGRPGFRFLKADVADRATVEGLWPRFDDVTGVVHLAAQPGVRYSIENPYAYVDANVTGQVTLLEAARRMPGLRHFVYASTSSVYGANRKMPFSVEDRVDSPVSVYAATKKAAEMLAFTYSHLYQLPMTGLRFFTVYGPWSRPDMATWLFADAIAAGRPIRVFNGGKMKRDFTYIDDIVAGVLAALDRPAPVDAETGAPHRVFNLGNNRCEELMRFITVLEQAFGREAVKVMEPMQAGDVQETAADIELSRQVLGFEPKTPIETGLPRFVEWYKGYHGIE, from the coding sequence ATGACCATCCTCGTCACCGGGGCGGCCGGCTTCATCGGATCGCATGTCGCGGCCGCGCTGCTGGATCGCGGGGAACAGGTGCTCGGCATCGACAATCTCAACGATTATTACGCCGTGCCCCTGAAGGAGGCGCGTCTGGCCCGGCTGACCGGCCGCCCCGGCTTCCGCTTCCTCAAGGCCGACGTCGCCGACCGGGCGACGGTGGAGGGGCTGTGGCCGCGGTTCGATGACGTGACCGGCGTGGTCCATCTGGCGGCGCAACCGGGCGTGCGCTACTCCATCGAAAATCCCTATGCCTATGTCGACGCCAACGTCACCGGACAGGTGACCCTGCTGGAGGCGGCGCGGCGCATGCCGGGCCTGCGGCATTTCGTCTATGCCTCGACCTCCTCGGTCTATGGCGCCAACCGCAAGATGCCGTTCTCGGTGGAGGATCGGGTGGACAGCCCGGTCTCGGTCTATGCCGCCACCAAGAAGGCGGCGGAGATGCTGGCCTTCACCTACAGCCATCTCTACCAGCTGCCGATGACCGGCCTGCGCTTCTTCACGGTCTATGGTCCGTGGAGCCGGCCCGACATGGCGACCTGGCTGTTCGCCGACGCCATCGCCGCCGGGCGGCCGATCCGCGTCTTCAACGGCGGCAAGATGAAGCGCGACTTCACCTATATCGACGACATCGTCGCCGGCGTGCTGGCGGCGCTCGACCGTCCCGCTCCCGTCGATGCGGAGACCGGCGCCCCGCACCGGGTGTTCAATCTCGGCAACAACCGGTGCGAGGAGCTGATGCGCTTCATCACCGTGCTGGAACAGGCGTTCGGCCGCGAGGCGGTGAAGGTGATGGAGCCGATGCAGGCCGGCGACGTGCAGGAGACCGCCGCCGACATCGAACTGAGCCGGCAGGTGCTGGGCTTCGAGCCGAAGACCCCGATCGAGACCGGCCTGCCCCGCTTCGTGGAGTGGTACAAGGGCTATCACGGTATTGAGTGA
- a CDS encoding GNAT family N-acetyltransferase → MAKLRGMTQKYILSVTDTPAPADLAGVFEGLRAYNEASLGRGYDRRDLVVAARDADGALKGGLVGYTNWEWLYVDLLWVDESTRGTGLGGRLLAAAESEATARGCRWSRLYTYDFQAPGFYPKQGYELWAEMEGYPPGHKQIWFRKDLA, encoded by the coding sequence ATGGCTAAGCTCCGGGGCATGACCCAAAAATACATCCTGTCCGTGACGGACACCCCCGCCCCGGCCGATCTGGCCGGAGTCTTCGAGGGCCTGCGCGCCTACAACGAGGCGTCGCTCGGACGCGGTTACGACCGCCGCGATCTGGTGGTCGCGGCGCGCGACGCGGACGGCGCGCTGAAGGGCGGGCTGGTCGGCTACACCAACTGGGAGTGGTTGTATGTCGACCTGCTGTGGGTGGACGAGTCCACACGCGGCACCGGTCTCGGCGGCCGGCTGCTGGCGGCGGCGGAGAGCGAGGCGACGGCGCGCGGCTGCCGCTGGTCGCGGCTCTACACCTATGATTTCCAGGCGCCGGGCTTCTACCCCAAGCAGGGTTACGAGCTGTGGGCGGAGATGGAGGGCTATCCGCCGGGCCACAAGCAGATCTGGTTCAGGAAGGATTTGGCCTGA
- a CDS encoding LuxR C-terminal-related transcriptional regulator produces MTTWTVMLVDHDRLFSAALATLIGGGPFRVTTHAASADDALDLIADGEEPDLIVLALQDGMPEEIAGIRRLRDGTSARIAVLADTIADRSLSQSLKAGADAYLNKSMSSESLLRSLRLVMLGEVVYPTHVAGLLMAAVNERPQHGSAYGPMPGPIGMPTSGELSKREVQILRCLLAGQSNKAIARNLHITESTVKMHFKNVMRKINAQNRTQAAVWAIQNGLSPLVTA; encoded by the coding sequence ATGACGACATGGACTGTGATGCTGGTCGACCATGACCGGCTGTTTTCAGCGGCCCTGGCAACCCTGATCGGCGGCGGCCCCTTCCGGGTCACCACCCACGCCGCCAGCGCCGACGACGCGCTCGACCTCATCGCCGACGGCGAGGAACCGGACCTGATCGTGCTGGCGCTTCAGGACGGCATGCCGGAAGAGATCGCCGGCATCCGCCGCCTGCGCGACGGCACCTCGGCACGGATCGCCGTGCTGGCCGATACCATCGCCGACCGCAGCCTGTCCCAATCGTTGAAGGCCGGGGCGGACGCCTATCTGAACAAGAGCATGTCGAGCGAGAGCCTGCTGCGCTCGCTGCGGCTGGTGATGCTGGGCGAGGTGGTCTATCCCACCCATGTCGCCGGTCTGCTGATGGCCGCCGTCAACGAACGCCCACAGCACGGCTCCGCCTACGGTCCCATGCCCGGCCCCATCGGCATGCCGACCAGCGGCGAATTGTCGAAACGCGAGGTTCAGATCCTGCGCTGCCTGCTGGCCGGCCAGTCGAACAAGGCGATCGCCCGCAACCTGCACATCACGGAATCGACCGTGAAGATGCATTTCAAGAACGTGATGCGGAAGATCAACGCCCAGAACCGCACCCAGGCCGCGGTGTGGGCGATCCAGAACGGGTTGTCCCCGCTGGTGACGGCATAA